The genomic stretch CGGGACTCTACCAGGGCGGCAGTGCCCGGAAGCGGCCGCAACAACGCCAGGAATTGGCCCGTCTCACGGAACAGTCCGTTACCAGCCACCCCGGCTCTCACTGGGGGAGCGGCAGGTGGAGGCGTGGTCCCCCGCGCCGTGAGGGCGCTACGGCACGCCCGCGAGCACGCGCCCGTCGTACCCTCGGATGTAGCCCCCGCCCTGGTCCGTGACGGCGCCGAAGCCGCCGGTCACCACGACATCGCCCGCTGGGGTGAGCGCGAGGCCGCTGATACGGACCGGGCCTCCCGCCCCCGTGCTCCCCTCGACGTAGGTCACCGGGCCGGGAGCGCGGGTCGTGAGGTTCATCGCCGAGAACCAGCCCCGGCCAATCTCCGTTCCGCCCGCGAGGAGCTCGTGCCCGCCGATGAGCAGCGTGCCGGAGGGCGAGAAGGTCTGCAGGGTGAGCACGCCCGGCCCGTTCGGGACCGCCGCGCTCCATTGCGTCATCCCGTTCGCGCCAATCCACCGCTGAGTGAAGCCCTCGGTGGACTCGCCGCTGGGGGAGAGGGTGCTCGTCGCGCCCTCTGCGTTGACGGCGAAGAGGTTCCAGACGTCCTGCGTCTCCCACCGGATGGCGCCCTCGGCGCTGTACTTCCGGAGGTAGGACTTCACGAACACCAACTCCCCGGACGTCGCGTTCCGGTTGAACACGGTGCCGGACAGATAGACCTCCCCCTGGGCATCCACCGCCAGGCCGGAGGCGTGGTTGAACTGGCCCTCATTGAAGAGCAGGCTCCAGCGCTCGGCACCCTGCGGTGAGAGGGCGATGAGCTTGAGCTGACGCGCGAGCTCATGATTGCCCAGGCTCAACAGCACGTAGACGTGCCCGCTGGTGCTCACCGCGAGCTCGGGCCAGTTGGAAGTCTCGGCGGACCCTGAAGAGGTCCACAGCACCTGCCCGTCCGCGTCGTACCGGGTCACTCGCCCGGAGAAGTCCACCACGTAGCTGTTGCCCTGGCCGTCCAAGGCCATCTCCACCCCGCCGCTCAGGGAGACCGACCAGCGCACCTGCCCGGTGCCGCTGAGCCGCAGCAACTGCCCGACCTCCAGGACGAGGATGTCGCCGTCGGGCATGACCGCCACGCTCCGTGGATGGGAGCTCCGCCGCACCTCCCACTGCAGGAGGGGCGCGAACCCCTGCAGGGAGACGACCTTCGTCCCGTCGATGACGAGCGAGCAGCCGCCGCCCGCCACCACGGTGCAGTCCCCGCCCCAAGTCGGAAACCCCGCCGGCGCGGTCCGGAGGGTCACCTGCGCCTTGCGGACCGGCACCTTGCACGGCTCGCCGCAGGACCAGCCGTCCCCCTCGGCCACCACGTGCGCTCCGGCACCGGGCAGGCTCCGCACCTCCACATAGCCGACGCCCATGCCCTTGAGGACCGCACTGTCCACGTCGGGAGCGCCCTCTACCTTGAGGTGGGCCTCGCTCGGCCCCGCCAGCCGGGGCGAGAACCGCACCCGCACCTCGCACTCCATGCCCGCGTCGAGGAAGCGCTCGCAGGTGTTGGCGGCGATGGTGAACCCGCTGCCCTCCACCTTGACGGACACGGACTCCACCGCCGACGGAGACGCATTGCGCACGGTGAAGAGGTGCTCGGGGGAGGTC from Myxococcus xanthus encodes the following:
- a CDS encoding PQQ-binding-like beta-propeller repeat protein; the protein is MLRKPLLALLLSASVLSAACSDDEQKPAVLIIDREAVDFGELEVGQTSPEHLFTVRNASPSAVESVSVKVEGSGFTIAANTCERFLDAGMECEVRVRFSPRLAGPSEAHLKVEGAPDVDSAVLKGMGVGYVEVRSLPGAGAHVVAEGDGWSCGEPCKVPVRKAQVTLRTAPAGFPTWGGDCTVVAGGGCSLVIDGTKVVSLQGFAPLLQWEVRRSSHPRSVAVMPDGDILVLEVGQLLRLSGTGQVRWSVSLSGGVEMALDGQGNSYVVDFSGRVTRYDADGQVLWTSSGSAETSNWPELAVSTSGHVYVLLSLGNHELARQLKLIALSPQGAERWSLLFNEGQFNHASGLAVDAQGEVYLSGTVFNRNATSGELVFVKSYLRKYSAEGAIRWETQDVWNLFAVNAEGATSTLSPSGESTEGFTQRWIGANGMTQWSAAVPNGPGVLTLQTFSPSGTLLIGGHELLAGGTEIGRGWFSAMNLTTRAPGPVTYVEGSTGAGGPVRISGLALTPAGDVVVTGGFGAVTDQGGGYIRGYDGRVLAGVP